A part of Drosophila bipectinata strain 14024-0381.07 chromosome 3L, DbipHiC1v2, whole genome shotgun sequence genomic DNA contains:
- the Mpcp2 gene encoding solute carrier family 25 member 3: protein MFSSFFETARNSPFRTPFGRVQCDASKSIAPIAADPQPVEGRQIAAAAAAVPVAADHSTSCEFGSTKYFMLCGIGGILSCGTTHTFVVPLDLVKCRLQVDSAKYKNLVHGFKVTVAEEGSRGLAKGWFPTLLGYSAQGLCKFGLYELFKVKYADIIGEENAYLYRTSLYLAASASAEFFADIALAPFEAAKVKIQTVPGFANNFREAVPKMLKEEGVNAFYKGLVPLWMRQIPYTMMKFACFERTVELLYKYVVPKPRAECSKGEQLVVTFAAGYIAGVFCAVVSHPADVVVSKLNQTKGASAASIAKSLGFMGMWNGLTPRIIMIGTLTALQWFIYDGVKVALGIPRPPPPEMPASLKAKQKGN from the exons ATGTTCTCGAGCTTCTTTGAAACTGCCAGGAACTCACCATTCCGCACCCCGTTCGGCCGAGTGCAATGCGATGCCTCCAAGAGCATCGCTCCCATTGCCGCTGATCCCCAGCCCGTGGAGGGACGCCAGatcgctgctgccgccgccgccgtgCCCGTAGCCGCCGATCACTCAACCTCCTGCGAGTTCGGCAGCACCAAATACTTCATGCTCTGCGGTATTGGTGGCATCCTTAGCTGCGGCACCACTCACACCTTTGTGGTACCTCTGGATCTGGTCAAGTGCCGTCTCCAGGTCGACTCTGCCAAGTACAAGAACCTGGTACATGGCTTCAAGGTCACAGTTGCGGAGGAAGGTAGCCGTGGTCTGGCCAAGGGCTGGTTCCCAACCCTGTTGGGCTACTCGGCACAG GGACTCTGCAAGTTCGGCTTGTACGAGCTCTTCAAGGTGAAGTACGCCGACATCATTGGTGAGGAGAATGCCTACTTGTACCGCACTTCCTTGTACCTGGCCGCATCTGCCTCGGCCGAGTTCTTCGCCGACATCGCTCTGGCACCCTTCGAGGCCGCCAAGGTCAAGATCCAGACCGTGCCCGGATTCGCCAACAACTTCCGCGAGGCGGTGCCAAAGATGCTCAAGGAGGAGGGCGTCAATGCCTTCTACAAGGGTCTGGTGCCTCTGTGGATGCGACAGATCCCCTACACCATGATGAAGTTCGCTTGCTTCGAGCGCACCGTGGAGCTGTTGTACAA GTATGTTGTGCCCAAGCCACGTGCCGAATGCTCAAAGGGCGAACAGCTTGTTGTGACCTTCGCTGCTGGTTACATTGCCGGTGTGTTCTGCGCCGTGGTCTCGCATCCCGCTGATGTGGTTGTGTCCAAGCTGAACCAGACCAAGGGAGCCAGCGCCGCCAGCATAGCCAAGTCTCTAGGATTCATGGGAATGTGGAACGGTCTGACCCCGCGTATTATCATGATCGGTACCTTGACTGCTCTGCAGTGGTTCATCTATGATGGTGTCAAGGTGGCTCTGGGCATCCCCCGCCCGCCGCCACCAGAGATGCCCGCCAGTCTGAAGGCCAAGCAGAAGGGCAACTAA